Proteins encoded within one genomic window of Mya arenaria isolate MELC-2E11 chromosome 13, ASM2691426v1:
- the LOC128214014 gene encoding zinc finger protein 500-like isoform X1, translating into MVTPDMDVIKEVPGYKVILKAVLRAQIQQLIEQLAVTTDEESIILTASVADGTLSHLGSDSAKGFLEENEEVKSQFLGFCLKSHHKRKQEEEQKKRDEEIRKAEAEALQQQQAYQQSIRYMSPQTGVPRMRQQFRTPGGGVRHQPYPLTRPIRASSSPIHSPLQSPIKSAVKLEPQDESSNLSGSDTGISGARNPNDDTTSESGQDGQGGSGDNAQGAGDMSIKLEDIDESELDELEITGVEPGQPMPPAQDWSSNMPMGMGFDPSGGASGSQADMAAQQGYTSSRQCQFCGKDFRHQSILERHMRIHTGEKPFICPLLQNDANFVTWSFGTCLYWRDTCAFTQERSLLNVPYVSEASHGIAA; encoded by the exons ATGGTTACCCCAGATATGGATGTGATTAAGGAGGTGCCTGGCTACAAGGTCATCCTGAAAGCCGTTCTAAGAGCACAGATACAACAGCTG ATTGAACAGCTGGCCGTTACAACTGATGAAGAGTCGATCATCTTAACAGCGAGCGTCGCTGACGGCACCCTGAGTCATCTTGGTTCTGACTCGGCAAAAGGCTTTCTCGAGGAAAATGAGGAAGTTAAATCGCAGTTCCTCggcttttgtttaaaaa GTCACCATAAACGAAAACAAGAAGAAGAGCAGAAAAAGCGTGACGAGGAGATCAGAAAAGCCGAAGCTGAGGCCCTACAACAGCAACAGGCCTACCAACAATCGATCCGGTACATGTCGCCCCAAACCGGCGTGCCCAGAATGCGGCAGCAGTTCAGAACACCGGGAGGTGGGGTCAGACATCAGCCCTACCCCCTCACGCGCCCAATCAGGGCATCTTCATCGCCTATTCATTCACCATTGCAGTCCCCCATTAAATCTGCGGTCAAGCTTGAGCCTCAGGATGAATCATCGAACCTTAGTGGCAGTGACACTGGAATTAGTGGTGCTAGAAATCCTAATGATGACACAACTTCAGAATCTGGTCAGGATGGGCAGGGTGGCTCAGGTGACAATGCACAGGGAGCTGGTGACATGAGTATTAAACTTGAAGACATTGATGAATCAGAGTTAGATGAACTTGAAATTACGGGTGTTGAACCTGGTCAGCCCATGCCCCCGGCGCAAGATTGGAGTTCTAACATGCCCATGGGAATGGGCTTCGATCCGTCAGGCGGGGCGTCCGGTTCTCAGGCAGATATGGCGGCTCAGCAGGGATACA CTTCTTCGAGGCAATGCCAATTTTGTGGCAAGGATTTTCGCCACCAGTCAATACTGGAGAGACACATGCgtatacacacaggagagaagccgtTCATATGTCCC cTTCTTCAAAACGATGCCAATTTTGTAACATGGAGTTTCGGCACATGTCTATACTGGAGAGACACCTGCGCAttcacacaggagagaagccttTTAAATGTCCCATATGTGAGCGAGGCTTCACACGGAATAGCAGCATGA
- the LOC128214014 gene encoding sal-like protein 4 isoform X24: MVTPDMDVIKEVPGYKVILKAVLRAQIQQLIEQLAVTTDEESIILTASVADGTLSHLGSDSAKGFLEENEEVKSQFLGFCLKSHHKRKQEEEQKKRDEEIRKAEAEALQQQQAYQQSIRYMSPQTGVPRMRQQFRTPGGGVRHQPYPLTRPIRASSSPIHSPLQSPIKSAVKLEPQDESSNLSGSDTGISGARNPNDDTTSESGQDGQGGSGDNAQGAGDMSIKLEDIDESELDELEITGVEPGQPMPPAQDWSSNMPMGMGFDPSGGASGSQADMAAQQGYKSMQYECKFCGKRLVTPSRLIEHERTHTGEKPFKCQICGKAFSRKRVMVGHIYTCHYNICGRS, from the exons ATGGTTACCCCAGATATGGATGTGATTAAGGAGGTGCCTGGCTACAAGGTCATCCTGAAAGCCGTTCTAAGAGCACAGATACAACAGCTG ATTGAACAGCTGGCCGTTACAACTGATGAAGAGTCGATCATCTTAACAGCGAGCGTCGCTGACGGCACCCTGAGTCATCTTGGTTCTGACTCGGCAAAAGGCTTTCTCGAGGAAAATGAGGAAGTTAAATCGCAGTTCCTCggcttttgtttaaaaa GTCACCATAAACGAAAACAAGAAGAAGAGCAGAAAAAGCGTGACGAGGAGATCAGAAAAGCCGAAGCTGAGGCCCTACAACAGCAACAGGCCTACCAACAATCGATCCGGTACATGTCGCCCCAAACCGGCGTGCCCAGAATGCGGCAGCAGTTCAGAACACCGGGAGGTGGGGTCAGACATCAGCCCTACCCCCTCACGCGCCCAATCAGGGCATCTTCATCGCCTATTCATTCACCATTGCAGTCCCCCATTAAATCTGCGGTCAAGCTTGAGCCTCAGGATGAATCATCGAACCTTAGTGGCAGTGACACTGGAATTAGTGGTGCTAGAAATCCTAATGATGACACAACTTCAGAATCTGGTCAGGATGGGCAGGGTGGCTCAGGTGACAATGCACAGGGAGCTGGTGACATGAGTATTAAACTTGAAGACATTGATGAATCAGAGTTAGATGAACTTGAAATTACGGGTGTTGAACCTGGTCAGCCCATGCCCCCGGCGCAAGATTGGAGTTCTAACATGCCCATGGGAATGGGCTTCGATCCGTCAGGCGGGGCGTCCGGTTCTCAGGCAGATATGGCGGCTCAGCAGGGATACA AATCCATGCAGTACGAGTGCAAGTTCTGCGGAAAGAGACTCGTAACGCCATCACGGCTGATTGAACACGAGCGAACCCACACGGGAGAGAAACCGTTCAAGTGCCAAATATGCGGGAAGGCATTTTCACGCAAACGTGTCATGGTGGGACACATATACACCTGCCACTACAATATATGTGGACGTTCTTGA
- the LOC128214014 gene encoding uncharacterized protein LOC128214014 isoform X38 has translation MVTPDMDVIKEVPGYKVILKAVLRAQIQQLIEQLAVTTDEESIILTASVADGTLSHLGSDSAKGFLEENEEVKSQFLGFCLKSHHKRKQEEEQKKRDEEIRKAEAEALQQQQAYQQSIRYMSPQTGVPRMRQQFRTPGGGVRHQPYPLTRPIRASSSPIHSPLQSPIKSAVKLEPQDESSNLSGSDTGISGARNPNDDTTSESGQDGQGGSGDNAQGAGDMSIKLEDIDESELDELEITGVEPGQPMPPAQDWSSNMPMGMGFDPSGGASGSQADMAAQQGYSKHSSWLKVFLPVPGSLSQRGSTVVQRMIATTCFPGECCALHVVQGLWVTSSGNG, from the exons ATGGTTACCCCAGATATGGATGTGATTAAGGAGGTGCCTGGCTACAAGGTCATCCTGAAAGCCGTTCTAAGAGCACAGATACAACAGCTG ATTGAACAGCTGGCCGTTACAACTGATGAAGAGTCGATCATCTTAACAGCGAGCGTCGCTGACGGCACCCTGAGTCATCTTGGTTCTGACTCGGCAAAAGGCTTTCTCGAGGAAAATGAGGAAGTTAAATCGCAGTTCCTCggcttttgtttaaaaa GTCACCATAAACGAAAACAAGAAGAAGAGCAGAAAAAGCGTGACGAGGAGATCAGAAAAGCCGAAGCTGAGGCCCTACAACAGCAACAGGCCTACCAACAATCGATCCGGTACATGTCGCCCCAAACCGGCGTGCCCAGAATGCGGCAGCAGTTCAGAACACCGGGAGGTGGGGTCAGACATCAGCCCTACCCCCTCACGCGCCCAATCAGGGCATCTTCATCGCCTATTCATTCACCATTGCAGTCCCCCATTAAATCTGCGGTCAAGCTTGAGCCTCAGGATGAATCATCGAACCTTAGTGGCAGTGACACTGGAATTAGTGGTGCTAGAAATCCTAATGATGACACAACTTCAGAATCTGGTCAGGATGGGCAGGGTGGCTCAGGTGACAATGCACAGGGAGCTGGTGACATGAGTATTAAACTTGAAGACATTGATGAATCAGAGTTAGATGAACTTGAAATTACGGGTGTTGAACCTGGTCAGCCCATGCCCCCGGCGCAAGATTGGAGTTCTAACATGCCCATGGGAATGGGCTTCGATCCGTCAGGCGGGGCGTCCGGTTCTCAGGCAGATATGGCGGCTCAGCAGGGATACA GTAAGCATTCCAGTTGGCTGaaggtatttttgccggtccctgggagtttgaGCCAGCGAGGTTCAACCGTAGTTCAGAGAATGATCGCCACTACATGCTTTCCAGGGGAATGTTGTGCATTACATGTAGTGCAAGGATTATGGGTCACTAGTTCAGGGAATGGCTGA
- the LOC128214014 gene encoding zinc finger protein 219-like isoform X8 encodes MVTPDMDVIKEVPGYKVILKAVLRAQIQQLIEQLAVTTDEESIILTASVADGTLSHLGSDSAKGFLEENEEVKSQFLGFCLKSHHKRKQEEEQKKRDEEIRKAEAEALQQQQAYQQSIRYMSPQTGVPRMRQQFRTPGGGVRHQPYPLTRPIRASSSPIHSPLQSPIKSAVKLEPQDESSNLSGSDTGISGARNPNDDTTSESGQDGQGGSGDNAQGAGDMSIKLEDIDESELDELEITGVEPGQPMPPAQDWSSNMPMGMGFDPSGGASGSQADMAAQQGYRGQLRQCPYCSKYFPTPSLLAMHVRVHTGEKPFKCPVCSQGFAQKGTMRGHVYSKHEEQFLKHFKK; translated from the exons ATGGTTACCCCAGATATGGATGTGATTAAGGAGGTGCCTGGCTACAAGGTCATCCTGAAAGCCGTTCTAAGAGCACAGATACAACAGCTG ATTGAACAGCTGGCCGTTACAACTGATGAAGAGTCGATCATCTTAACAGCGAGCGTCGCTGACGGCACCCTGAGTCATCTTGGTTCTGACTCGGCAAAAGGCTTTCTCGAGGAAAATGAGGAAGTTAAATCGCAGTTCCTCggcttttgtttaaaaa GTCACCATAAACGAAAACAAGAAGAAGAGCAGAAAAAGCGTGACGAGGAGATCAGAAAAGCCGAAGCTGAGGCCCTACAACAGCAACAGGCCTACCAACAATCGATCCGGTACATGTCGCCCCAAACCGGCGTGCCCAGAATGCGGCAGCAGTTCAGAACACCGGGAGGTGGGGTCAGACATCAGCCCTACCCCCTCACGCGCCCAATCAGGGCATCTTCATCGCCTATTCATTCACCATTGCAGTCCCCCATTAAATCTGCGGTCAAGCTTGAGCCTCAGGATGAATCATCGAACCTTAGTGGCAGTGACACTGGAATTAGTGGTGCTAGAAATCCTAATGATGACACAACTTCAGAATCTGGTCAGGATGGGCAGGGTGGCTCAGGTGACAATGCACAGGGAGCTGGTGACATGAGTATTAAACTTGAAGACATTGATGAATCAGAGTTAGATGAACTTGAAATTACGGGTGTTGAACCTGGTCAGCCCATGCCCCCGGCGCAAGATTGGAGTTCTAACATGCCCATGGGAATGGGCTTCGATCCGTCAGGCGGGGCGTCCGGTTCTCAGGCAGATATGGCGGCTCAGCAGGGATACA GGGGACAATTGAGGCAGTGCCCCTACTGCAGCAAATATTTCCCGACCCCCTCGCTACTGGCAATGCATGTGAGAGttcacacaggagagaagccgtTCAAGTGCCCCGTTTGCAGTCAGGGGTTCGCTCAGAAAGGGACAATGAGGGGCCATGTGTATTCCAAACATGAGGAACAGTTcttgaaacattttaagaagTGA
- the LOC128214014 gene encoding sal-like protein 3 isoform X13, whose translation MVTPDMDVIKEVPGYKVILKAVLRAQIQQLIEQLAVTTDEESIILTASVADGTLSHLGSDSAKGFLEENEEVKSQFLGFCLKSHHKRKQEEEQKKRDEEIRKAEAEALQQQQAYQQSIRYMSPQTGVPRMRQQFRTPGGGVRHQPYPLTRPIRASSSPIHSPLQSPIKSAVKLEPQDESSNLSGSDTGISGARNPNDDTTSESGQDGQGGSGDNAQGAGDMSIKLEDIDESELDELEITGVEPGQPMPPAQDWSSNMPMGMGFDPSGGASGSQADMAAQQGYTSLRRCQFCEKEFRHLSLLKRHMRTHTGEKPFKCPVCERGFTQKTSMRVHLFSAHQRHHSQFDDA comes from the exons ATGGTTACCCCAGATATGGATGTGATTAAGGAGGTGCCTGGCTACAAGGTCATCCTGAAAGCCGTTCTAAGAGCACAGATACAACAGCTG ATTGAACAGCTGGCCGTTACAACTGATGAAGAGTCGATCATCTTAACAGCGAGCGTCGCTGACGGCACCCTGAGTCATCTTGGTTCTGACTCGGCAAAAGGCTTTCTCGAGGAAAATGAGGAAGTTAAATCGCAGTTCCTCggcttttgtttaaaaa GTCACCATAAACGAAAACAAGAAGAAGAGCAGAAAAAGCGTGACGAGGAGATCAGAAAAGCCGAAGCTGAGGCCCTACAACAGCAACAGGCCTACCAACAATCGATCCGGTACATGTCGCCCCAAACCGGCGTGCCCAGAATGCGGCAGCAGTTCAGAACACCGGGAGGTGGGGTCAGACATCAGCCCTACCCCCTCACGCGCCCAATCAGGGCATCTTCATCGCCTATTCATTCACCATTGCAGTCCCCCATTAAATCTGCGGTCAAGCTTGAGCCTCAGGATGAATCATCGAACCTTAGTGGCAGTGACACTGGAATTAGTGGTGCTAGAAATCCTAATGATGACACAACTTCAGAATCTGGTCAGGATGGGCAGGGTGGCTCAGGTGACAATGCACAGGGAGCTGGTGACATGAGTATTAAACTTGAAGACATTGATGAATCAGAGTTAGATGAACTTGAAATTACGGGTGTTGAACCTGGTCAGCCCATGCCCCCGGCGCAAGATTGGAGTTCTAACATGCCCATGGGAATGGGCTTCGATCCGTCAGGCGGGGCGTCCGGTTCTCAGGCAGATATGGCGGCTCAGCAGGGATACA cTTCCCTAAGACGGTGCCAATTTTGTGAAAAGGAGTTTCGCCACTTGTCCCTTCTCAAGCGACATATGCGCAcgcacacaggagagaagccgtTCAAATGTCCCGTATGTGAGCGAGGCTTCACTCAGAAAACCAGCATGAGGGTTCATCTCTTTAGTGCCCATCAAAGACATCACTCCCAATTTGATGACGCTTGA
- the LOC128214014 gene encoding sal-like protein 1 isoform X23 has translation MVTPDMDVIKEVPGYKVILKAVLRAQIQQLIEQLAVTTDEESIILTASVADGTLSHLGSDSAKGFLEENEEVKSQFLGFCLKSHHKRKQEEEQKKRDEEIRKAEAEALQQQQAYQQSIRYMSPQTGVPRMRQQFRTPGGGVRHQPYPLTRPIRASSSPIHSPLQSPIKSAVKLEPQDESSNLSGSDTGISGARNPNDDTTSESGQDGQGGSGDNAQGAGDMSIKLEDIDESELDELEITGVEPGQPMPPAQDWSSNMPMGMGFDPSGGASGSQADMAAQQGYKKARVCPYCGRCFPTPSLLARHVRVHTGEKPFKCPVCGKGFTQKGGMRGHLFAAHGDITQPNLN, from the exons ATGGTTACCCCAGATATGGATGTGATTAAGGAGGTGCCTGGCTACAAGGTCATCCTGAAAGCCGTTCTAAGAGCACAGATACAACAGCTG ATTGAACAGCTGGCCGTTACAACTGATGAAGAGTCGATCATCTTAACAGCGAGCGTCGCTGACGGCACCCTGAGTCATCTTGGTTCTGACTCGGCAAAAGGCTTTCTCGAGGAAAATGAGGAAGTTAAATCGCAGTTCCTCggcttttgtttaaaaa GTCACCATAAACGAAAACAAGAAGAAGAGCAGAAAAAGCGTGACGAGGAGATCAGAAAAGCCGAAGCTGAGGCCCTACAACAGCAACAGGCCTACCAACAATCGATCCGGTACATGTCGCCCCAAACCGGCGTGCCCAGAATGCGGCAGCAGTTCAGAACACCGGGAGGTGGGGTCAGACATCAGCCCTACCCCCTCACGCGCCCAATCAGGGCATCTTCATCGCCTATTCATTCACCATTGCAGTCCCCCATTAAATCTGCGGTCAAGCTTGAGCCTCAGGATGAATCATCGAACCTTAGTGGCAGTGACACTGGAATTAGTGGTGCTAGAAATCCTAATGATGACACAACTTCAGAATCTGGTCAGGATGGGCAGGGTGGCTCAGGTGACAATGCACAGGGAGCTGGTGACATGAGTATTAAACTTGAAGACATTGATGAATCAGAGTTAGATGAACTTGAAATTACGGGTGTTGAACCTGGTCAGCCCATGCCCCCGGCGCAAGATTGGAGTTCTAACATGCCCATGGGAATGGGCTTCGATCCGTCAGGCGGGGCGTCCGGTTCTCAGGCAGATATGGCGGCTCAGCAGGGATACA AAAAGGCGAGGGTGTGTCCGTATTGTGGGAGATGTTTTCCGACTCCTTCGTTACTTGCCCGACACGTGAGGGTGCACACAGGAGAGAAACCATTCAAATGTCCTGTGTGTGGGAAAGGGTTCACCCAGAAGGGTGGCATGAGGGGCCATCTGTTTGCTGCACACGGGGATATAACCCAGCCTAATCTCAACTGA
- the LOC128214014 gene encoding sal-like protein 3 isoform X3 — MVTPDMDVIKEVPGYKVILKAVLRAQIQQLIEQLAVTTDEESIILTASVADGTLSHLGSDSAKGFLEENEEVKSQFLGFCLKSHHKRKQEEEQKKRDEEIRKAEAEALQQQQAYQQSIRYMSPQTGVPRMRQQFRTPGGGVRHQPYPLTRPIRASSSPIHSPLQSPIKSAVKLEPQDESSNLSGSDTGISGARNPNDDTTSESGQDGQGGSGDNAQGAGDMSIKLEDIDESELDELEITGVEPGQPMPPAQDWSSNMPMGMGFDPSGGASGSQADMAAQQGYRHKCPLCEKRFKVPSKVVRHMRIHTGEKPFKCFCGRAFNQKPALKNHMFTYHPEMFPSLQENSLDLS, encoded by the exons ATGGTTACCCCAGATATGGATGTGATTAAGGAGGTGCCTGGCTACAAGGTCATCCTGAAAGCCGTTCTAAGAGCACAGATACAACAGCTG ATTGAACAGCTGGCCGTTACAACTGATGAAGAGTCGATCATCTTAACAGCGAGCGTCGCTGACGGCACCCTGAGTCATCTTGGTTCTGACTCGGCAAAAGGCTTTCTCGAGGAAAATGAGGAAGTTAAATCGCAGTTCCTCggcttttgtttaaaaa GTCACCATAAACGAAAACAAGAAGAAGAGCAGAAAAAGCGTGACGAGGAGATCAGAAAAGCCGAAGCTGAGGCCCTACAACAGCAACAGGCCTACCAACAATCGATCCGGTACATGTCGCCCCAAACCGGCGTGCCCAGAATGCGGCAGCAGTTCAGAACACCGGGAGGTGGGGTCAGACATCAGCCCTACCCCCTCACGCGCCCAATCAGGGCATCTTCATCGCCTATTCATTCACCATTGCAGTCCCCCATTAAATCTGCGGTCAAGCTTGAGCCTCAGGATGAATCATCGAACCTTAGTGGCAGTGACACTGGAATTAGTGGTGCTAGAAATCCTAATGATGACACAACTTCAGAATCTGGTCAGGATGGGCAGGGTGGCTCAGGTGACAATGCACAGGGAGCTGGTGACATGAGTATTAAACTTGAAGACATTGATGAATCAGAGTTAGATGAACTTGAAATTACGGGTGTTGAACCTGGTCAGCCCATGCCCCCGGCGCAAGATTGGAGTTCTAACATGCCCATGGGAATGGGCTTCGATCCGTCAGGCGGGGCGTCCGGTTCTCAGGCAGATATGGCGGCTCAGCAGGGATACA GACATAAATGCCCGTTATGTGAAAAAAGGTTCAAAGTTCCTTCAAAGGTGGTACGTCATATGAGAATCCACACGGGAGAGAAGCCGTTCAAGTGTTTCTGCGGAAGGGCCTTCAACCAGAAGCCAGCCTTGAAGAATCACATGTTTACTTATCATCCGGAAATGTTTCCAAGCCTACAAGAGAACAGTCTTGatttaagttaa
- the LOC128214014 gene encoding zinc finger protein 500-like isoform X10 yields MVTPDMDVIKEVPGYKVILKAVLRAQIQQLIEQLAVTTDEESIILTASVADGTLSHLGSDSAKGFLEENEEVKSQFLGFCLKSHHKRKQEEEQKKRDEEIRKAEAEALQQQQAYQQSIRYMSPQTGVPRMRQQFRTPGGGVRHQPYPLTRPIRASSSPIHSPLQSPIKSAVKLEPQDESSNLSGSDTGISGARNPNDDTTSESGQDGQGGSGDNAQGAGDMSIKLEDIDESELDELEITGVEPGQPMPPAQDWSSNMPMGMGFDPSGGASGSQADMAAQQGYMPTSIYHCQYCNKAVPSPSRLAEHERTHTGEKPFKCPVCGKGFTRKFWMKKHVMIAHAEQFATLQM; encoded by the exons ATGGTTACCCCAGATATGGATGTGATTAAGGAGGTGCCTGGCTACAAGGTCATCCTGAAAGCCGTTCTAAGAGCACAGATACAACAGCTG ATTGAACAGCTGGCCGTTACAACTGATGAAGAGTCGATCATCTTAACAGCGAGCGTCGCTGACGGCACCCTGAGTCATCTTGGTTCTGACTCGGCAAAAGGCTTTCTCGAGGAAAATGAGGAAGTTAAATCGCAGTTCCTCggcttttgtttaaaaa GTCACCATAAACGAAAACAAGAAGAAGAGCAGAAAAAGCGTGACGAGGAGATCAGAAAAGCCGAAGCTGAGGCCCTACAACAGCAACAGGCCTACCAACAATCGATCCGGTACATGTCGCCCCAAACCGGCGTGCCCAGAATGCGGCAGCAGTTCAGAACACCGGGAGGTGGGGTCAGACATCAGCCCTACCCCCTCACGCGCCCAATCAGGGCATCTTCATCGCCTATTCATTCACCATTGCAGTCCCCCATTAAATCTGCGGTCAAGCTTGAGCCTCAGGATGAATCATCGAACCTTAGTGGCAGTGACACTGGAATTAGTGGTGCTAGAAATCCTAATGATGACACAACTTCAGAATCTGGTCAGGATGGGCAGGGTGGCTCAGGTGACAATGCACAGGGAGCTGGTGACATGAGTATTAAACTTGAAGACATTGATGAATCAGAGTTAGATGAACTTGAAATTACGGGTGTTGAACCTGGTCAGCCCATGCCCCCGGCGCAAGATTGGAGTTCTAACATGCCCATGGGAATGGGCTTCGATCCGTCAGGCGGGGCGTCCGGTTCTCAGGCAGATATGGCGGCTCAGCAGGGATACA TGCCTACCTCTATATACCATTGCCAGTATTGTAACAAGGCTGTCCCATCTCCATCGAGACTTGCAGAGCACGAGCGTACTCACACGGGCGAGAAACCATTCAAGTGTCCAGTGTGCGGGAAGGGATTTACCCGAAAGTTTTGGATGAAGAAACATGTTATGATTGCCCATGCAGAGCAATTTGCTACTCTACAAATGTGA
- the LOC128214014 gene encoding sal-like protein 3 isoform X5 — protein sequence MVTPDMDVIKEVPGYKVILKAVLRAQIQQLIEQLAVTTDEESIILTASVADGTLSHLGSDSAKGFLEENEEVKSQFLGFCLKSHHKRKQEEEQKKRDEEIRKAEAEALQQQQAYQQSIRYMSPQTGVPRMRQQFRTPGGGVRHQPYPLTRPIRASSSPIHSPLQSPIKSAVKLEPQDESSNLSGSDTGISGARNPNDDTTSESGQDGQGGSGDNAQGAGDMSIKLEDIDESELDELEITGVEPGQPMPPAQDWSSNMPMGMGFDPSGGASGSQADMAAQQGYTSSKRCQFCNMEFRHMSILERHLRIHTGEKPFKCPICERGFTRNSSMKRHYLTGHKQHFNILTIND from the exons ATGGTTACCCCAGATATGGATGTGATTAAGGAGGTGCCTGGCTACAAGGTCATCCTGAAAGCCGTTCTAAGAGCACAGATACAACAGCTG ATTGAACAGCTGGCCGTTACAACTGATGAAGAGTCGATCATCTTAACAGCGAGCGTCGCTGACGGCACCCTGAGTCATCTTGGTTCTGACTCGGCAAAAGGCTTTCTCGAGGAAAATGAGGAAGTTAAATCGCAGTTCCTCggcttttgtttaaaaa GTCACCATAAACGAAAACAAGAAGAAGAGCAGAAAAAGCGTGACGAGGAGATCAGAAAAGCCGAAGCTGAGGCCCTACAACAGCAACAGGCCTACCAACAATCGATCCGGTACATGTCGCCCCAAACCGGCGTGCCCAGAATGCGGCAGCAGTTCAGAACACCGGGAGGTGGGGTCAGACATCAGCCCTACCCCCTCACGCGCCCAATCAGGGCATCTTCATCGCCTATTCATTCACCATTGCAGTCCCCCATTAAATCTGCGGTCAAGCTTGAGCCTCAGGATGAATCATCGAACCTTAGTGGCAGTGACACTGGAATTAGTGGTGCTAGAAATCCTAATGATGACACAACTTCAGAATCTGGTCAGGATGGGCAGGGTGGCTCAGGTGACAATGCACAGGGAGCTGGTGACATGAGTATTAAACTTGAAGACATTGATGAATCAGAGTTAGATGAACTTGAAATTACGGGTGTTGAACCTGGTCAGCCCATGCCCCCGGCGCAAGATTGGAGTTCTAACATGCCCATGGGAATGGGCTTCGATCCGTCAGGCGGGGCGTCCGGTTCTCAGGCAGATATGGCGGCTCAGCAGGGATACA cTTCTTCAAAACGATGCCAATTTTGTAACATGGAGTTTCGGCACATGTCTATACTGGAGAGACACCTGCGCAttcacacaggagagaagccttTTAAATGTCCCATATGTGAGCGAGGCTTCACACGGAATAGCAGCATGAAGAGGCATTACTTAACTGGTCAcaaacaacatttcaacataCTGACAATTAATGACTGA
- the LOC128214014 gene encoding zinc finger protein 467-like isoform X36, with protein sequence MVTPDMDVIKEVPGYKVILKAVLRAQIQQLIEQLAVTTDEESIILTASVADGTLSHLGSDSAKGFLEENEEVKSQFLGFCLKSHHKRKQEEEQKKRDEEIRKAEAEALQQQQAYQQSIRYMSPQTGVPRMRQQFRTPGGGVRHQPYPLTRPIRASSSPIHSPLQSPIKSAVKLEPQDESSNLSGSDTGISGARNPNDDTTSESGQDGQGGSGDNAQGAGDMSIKLEDIDESELDELEITGVEPGQPMPPAQDWSSNMPMGMGFDPSGGASGSQADMAAQQGYIFRHVCSVCGKIFQSKNHLARHMRTHTGEKPFKCNHCGKEFTQKVHMKTHVFAVHLK encoded by the exons ATGGTTACCCCAGATATGGATGTGATTAAGGAGGTGCCTGGCTACAAGGTCATCCTGAAAGCCGTTCTAAGAGCACAGATACAACAGCTG ATTGAACAGCTGGCCGTTACAACTGATGAAGAGTCGATCATCTTAACAGCGAGCGTCGCTGACGGCACCCTGAGTCATCTTGGTTCTGACTCGGCAAAAGGCTTTCTCGAGGAAAATGAGGAAGTTAAATCGCAGTTCCTCggcttttgtttaaaaa GTCACCATAAACGAAAACAAGAAGAAGAGCAGAAAAAGCGTGACGAGGAGATCAGAAAAGCCGAAGCTGAGGCCCTACAACAGCAACAGGCCTACCAACAATCGATCCGGTACATGTCGCCCCAAACCGGCGTGCCCAGAATGCGGCAGCAGTTCAGAACACCGGGAGGTGGGGTCAGACATCAGCCCTACCCCCTCACGCGCCCAATCAGGGCATCTTCATCGCCTATTCATTCACCATTGCAGTCCCCCATTAAATCTGCGGTCAAGCTTGAGCCTCAGGATGAATCATCGAACCTTAGTGGCAGTGACACTGGAATTAGTGGTGCTAGAAATCCTAATGATGACACAACTTCAGAATCTGGTCAGGATGGGCAGGGTGGCTCAGGTGACAATGCACAGGGAGCTGGTGACATGAGTATTAAACTTGAAGACATTGATGAATCAGAGTTAGATGAACTTGAAATTACGGGTGTTGAACCTGGTCAGCCCATGCCCCCGGCGCAAGATTGGAGTTCTAACATGCCCATGGGAATGGGCTTCGATCCGTCAGGCGGGGCGTCCGGTTCTCAGGCAGATATGGCGGCTCAGCAGGGATACA TTTTTCGTCATGTATGCAGTGTATGCGGAAAGATTTTTCAATCTAAGAACCACCTGGCACGCCACATGAGAACacacacaggagagaaaccATTCAAGTGCAATCATTGTGGAAAGGAGTTCACGCAGAAAGTCCACATGAAAACACATGTGTTTGCTGTCCATTTAAAATAG